A window of the Lolium perenne isolate Kyuss_39 chromosome 7, Kyuss_2.0, whole genome shotgun sequence genome harbors these coding sequences:
- the LOC127315627 gene encoding uncharacterized protein, which produces MPHDPEWHAIDATTIHWFYQTISNDIFHTVVRDGDSARTVWAKITSLFTDNKIQRATFLQQEFFGTHQNDQSLDEYVLKLKSFSDELRDLEFPIDDKIMLSTLSAGLGEDLSNAASNLTLLTTPTFEQAMAYLRLEERHLKHLQARAAHTAFIAGFSRGAQTPAPCAPAPRPTGPPPGFPAAGHQAGQTGP; this is translated from the coding sequence ATGCCGCATGACCCTGAGTGGCACGCCATTGACGCCACCACCATCCACTGGTTTTACCAGACCATCTCCAACGACATCTTCCACACCGTCGTCCGGGACGGCGACTCCGCGCGCACGGTTTGGGCTAAGATCACCAGCCTCTTCACCGACAACAAAATCCAGCGGGCCACCTTCCTTCAGCAGGAGTTCTTCGGCACCCACCAGAACGACCAGTCTCTCGACGAGTACGTCCTCAAGCTGAAGAGCTTCTCCGACGAGCTCCGTGACTTGGAGTTTCCGATCGATGACAAGATCATGCTCTCCACCCTGTCGGCGGGTCTCGGTGAGGATCTCAGCAacgccgcctccaacctcacGCTCCTCACCACGCCCACCTTCGAGCAGGCCATGGCCTACCTGCGCCTCGAGGAGCGCCACCTCAAGCATCTCCAGGCTCGGGCGGCCCATACCGCCTTCATCGCCGGCTTCTCCCGCGGTGCCCAGACTCCCGCGCCTTGCGCCCCCGCTCCCCGCCCCACAGGTCCGCCGCCGGGTTTCCCCGCAGCCGGTCaccaggccggtcagaccgggccgtag